In the Purpureocillium takamizusanense chromosome 5, complete sequence genome, one interval contains:
- a CDS encoding Phosphoinositide phospholipase C (BUSCO:EOG09260GIX~COG:I~EggNog:ENOG503NVPM), which produces MSGDLDSNPMTSTQSVDPTRSSSLSIQLRCARPSHVQTNLPLSEQHQLQHQSHSAAHQQSSASAAPVPVSAISSSSVASSSRHGSPIMSPETAVLTRNSSIQASPEPIRPKDEDQFPSSFQLPDSILSRKPSANSLGHSWLSSTTSPIAEAAYNNSTTINSLPSNAPSTSSVNAAPSKGNIIRRISSRASRSITSRRRQSSATPASRDGSVGPCFLRRRSDSNTTAPPECGGAVSTDSESDLDEREDFASIKSLYLDGMPRGSSANSTTGSIPGSSNNMAGPVIPLQLQRGTWLRKISKKNRSKRIRLVYEPETNKLTWDRARPNKFLHVDEIREIRTGSDIQQYGRDFNIPESERSTWFSILYSIPEKSKTKFLHLIADDVETCSTWTTFLNAMLKHRQEAMTSLMSFNDRAIAQYWHSEMMRQFGDQPRGDAQEEMDIAGVMQVCQNLHMYSSQSTLQANFRLCDARRRERLNFSEFLNFVRLMRQRSDIQRIIRSIAAKPQAGLTLPEFLSFLRDVQGEDVDSNIAMWEKHFYKFVRKHRAGDVDVFDADSAANIMSEAAFVAFLSSQHNGPLADEPQEYTLDRPMNEYFISSSHNTYLIGRQVAGQSSVEGYIAALARGCRCVEVDCWDGSDGQPQVVHGRTLTTAISFQEVMTTINKYAFVKSSFPLWISLEVHCSPMQQALMVDIMKEAFGVRLVTEPLDPTSDKLPSPSELMERILIKVKKPGGNHDSSVADVTGRRRGSSLGSPLSRPTVPDTSAFTPSQSLPQSPLLAASNQARRLVSKSRVNTITEGEVHELMSSSTSDNESGSEIGTIGRSANKTTKVLGALGVYCAGVKYFGFDSPAAKAFNHIFSFMETSFAKHSRTKEAKMALDIHNMRYLMRVYPDSRRFASSNFDPLIYWRRGVQMAALNWQTFDLGTQLNHAMFEGGRDESGYVLKPPELRDIQVRPYDLAIAEGKKERSVVSFTVDVISAQQLMRPPNLAAAKSMDPYVEVEVFHANDKRDKKEVGSNIFYEGDSPLQFQTEVIRENGFNPMFSGGQFKFQVTTKHPELIFVRWSVKLASYGESYNSKEGAAIATYTAKLKNLKQGYRTLPLLNHAGDQYLFSTLFCKIQVDPIETKLFDVPSTVQDVSKFNRFGGKVFGRSNGTVSPRSTFEKSSMDKSSTEKSSMEKSSFDSCP; this is translated from the coding sequence ATGTCGGGCGACCTGGACTCCAACCCAATGACTTCGACACAATCCGTGGACCCTAcaaggtcctcgtcgcttTCTATCCAGCTTCGGTGCGCTCGTCCGAGCCACGTCCAAACAAACCTGCCGCTATCAGAGCAACATCAACTACAACACCAATCCCACTCTGCTGCGCACCAGCAATCATCCGCTTCCGCCGCTCCCGTTCCCGTTTCAGCCATAAGCTCCTCCTCTGTGGCCTCAAGCTCACGCCACGGCTCGCCCATCATGTCTCCAGAGACCGCAGTCTTGACGAGGAATTCTTCAATACAGGCATCCCCGGAACCCATTCGTCCAAAAGACGAGGACCAATTTCCTTCCAGCTTTCAGCTTCCCGACTCCATCTTATCACGAAAACCTAGTGCCAACTCGCTCGGCCACAGCTGGCTCAGCAGCACGACCAGTCCCATTGCCGAGGCTGCATacaacaacagcaccaccatcaactCCCTACCAAGCAACGCaccctcgacgtcctccGTCAATGCCGCTCCGTCCAAGGGCAACATCATCCGTCGCATCTCTAGCCGAGCGTCAAGGAGCATcaccagccggcggcgccagtcATCTGCCACCCCTGCCAGTCGCGATGGAAGCGTAGGCCCTTGCTTCCTCAGGCGTCGGAGTGACAGCAATACCACCGCCCCGCCAgaatgcggcggcgccgtgtccaCGGACTCTGAGTCGGACCTGGATGAGCGCGAGGACTTCGCGTCAATCAAGTCCTTGTATCTCGATGGCATGCCCCGGGGTTCGTCTGCCAACAGCACTACGGGATCCATCCCGGGGAGCTCCAATAACATGGCTGGTCCTGTCATTCCCCTGCAGCTTCAGCGTGGAACCTGGTTGCGGAAAATTTCCAAAAAAAATCGCTCCAAGCGAATTCGCCTCGTCTACGAGCCCGAGACGAACAAGCTCACTTGGGATCGGGCGAGGCCCAACAAGTTtctccacgtcgacgagattCGAGAAATTCGCACGGGCTCCGACATCCAGCAGTATGGCCGCGACTTCAACATCCCTGAGTCTGAGCGCTCTACCTGGTTCTCCATCCTCTATTCTATTCCTGAAAAGTCAAAGACAAAGTTCCTTCATCTCATCGCTGATGACGTCGAGACGTGCTCTACTTGGACCACCTTCTTGAACGCCATGCTCAAGCACCGACAGGAGGCCATGACATCTCTCATGTCGTTCAACGACCGAGCCATTGCGCAGTACTGGCACAGTGAGATGATGAGGCAATTTGGCGATCAGCCGCGAGGGGACGCGCAAGAGGAGATGGACATTGCGGGAGTCATGCAGGTCTGCCAAAACCTGCACATGTACAGCTCTCAGTCCACTCTACAGGCCAACTTCCGCCTCTGCGACGCCAGGCGTCGCGAACGCCTGAACTTTTCTGAGTTTCTCAACTTCGTCCGGCTTATGAGGCAGCGGTCAGATATCCAACGCATCATCCGTAGCATTGCGGCCAAGCCGCAGGCTGGACTGACGTTGCCGGAGtttctttcctttcttcGCGACGTGCAGGGGGAAGACGTCGACTCCAACATAGCTATGTGGGAGAAGCACTTTTACAAGTTCGTCCGCAAGCACAGAGCCGGGGATGTTGACGTTTTCGATGCggacagcgccgccaacatcATGTCGGAGGCGGCTTTCGTCGCCTTTCTCTCCTCTCAGCACAATGGCCCGCTGGCCGATGAGCCCCAAGAATACACTCTCGACAGACCCATGAACGAGTACTTCATCTCAAGCTCTCACAATACCTACCTCATCGGCCGCCAGGTTGCCGGACAGTCGAGCGTTGAGGGATACatcgccgctctcgcccgaggctgccgctgcgtcgaggtcgactgCTGGGACGGATCCGATGGCCAGCCGCAGgtcgtccacggccgcaCGCTCACCACGGCCATCAGCTTCCAGGAGGTCATGACGACCATCAACAAGTACGCCTTTGTCAAGTCGAGCTTCCCCTTGTGGATCTCCCTCGAGGTTCACTGCAGCCCCATGCAGCAGGCCTTGATGGTGGACATCATGAAGGAAGCTTTCGGCGTGCGTCTCGTCACGGAGCCTCTCGACCCGACATCAGACaagttgccgtcgccgtcggagcTTATGGAGCGGATCCTCATCAAGGTTAAGAAGCCTGGTGGCAACCACGACAGCTCTGTCGCCGATGTCACCGGcaggcgccgaggaagcAGCCTCGGCTCTCCTCTCTCTAGACCCACTGTCCCGGACACGAGCGCCTTCACGCCTTCCCAGTCATTGCCACAGAGTCCGCTTCTCGCTGCCAGCAACCAAGCTCGCCGTCTGGTGAGCAAGAGTCGCGTCAACACCATTACCGAAGGTGAGGTGCACGAGCtcatgagcagcagcaccagcgatAACGAGAGCGGTAGCGAGATTGGCACCATCGGGAGATCGGCAAACAAGACGACCAAGGTGCTGGGTGCCTTGGGCGTGTACTGCGCCGGCGTCAAGTACTTTGGGTTCGATAGTCCGGCCGCCAAGGCTTTCAACCACATCTTTTCCTTCATGGAGACAAGCTTTGCCAAGCACTCCCGCACCAAAGAAGCCAAGATGGCCTTGGACATCCACAACATGCGGTACCTGATGCGAGTCTACCCCGACAGCCGAAGGTTTGCGTCAAGCAACTTCGATCCGCTCATCTactggcgccgcggcgtgcaAATGGCCGCGCTCAACTGGCAGACGTTCGACCTAGGCACTCAGCTCAACCATGCCATGTTCGAGGGCGGCAGGGACGAGTCGGGCTACGTCTTGAAGCCACCTGAGCTGCGCGACATTCAGGTCCGGCCGTATGACTTGGCCATCGCTGAGGGCAAGAAGGAGCGGTCTGTCGTGTCCTTTACCGTCGACGTCATTTCGGCCCAACAGCTGATGAGGCCGCCCAAtctggcggccgccaagTCCATGGATCCTTatgtcgaggtcgaggtctTCCACGCCAACGACAAGCGTGACAAGAAGGAGGTGGGCTCGAACATATTCTACGAGGGCGACTCGCCGCTGCAGTTCCAGACCGAGGTGATTCGCGAGAATGGCTTCAACCCCATGTTCTCTGGCGGACAGTTCAAGTTCCAGGTGACGACGAAGCACCCTGAGCTCATTTTTGTGCGCTGGTCCGTCAAGCTGGCCAGCTACGGCGAGAGCTACAACAGCAAGGAGGGGGCTGCCATCGCCACATATACCGCCAAGCTCAAGAACTTGAAGCAAGGCTACCGAACCCTGCCTCTGCTCAATCATGCCGGCGACCAGTATTTGTTCTCGACGCTTTTTTGCAAAATCCAGGTCGACCCCATCGAGACGAAGCTCTTTGACGTCCCTTCTACGGTTCAGGACGTGAGCAAATTCAATCGCTTCGGGGGCAAGGTCTTTGGTCGCTCGAACGGGACTGTCAGCCCACGAAGTACATTTGAGAAGAGCAGCATGGACAAGAGCAGCACGGAGAAGAGCAGCATGGAAAAGAGCAGCTTTGACAGCTGTCCGTGA